A portion of the Platichthys flesus chromosome 7, fPlaFle2.1, whole genome shotgun sequence genome contains these proteins:
- the LOC133956528 gene encoding NEDD8-activating enzyme E1 catalytic subunit isoform X1, which produces MADADEPEKKRRRIEDLTEKMAVDGGHRDSGCDWEGRWNHVKKFLERPGPFTHPDFEPSTESLQFLLETCKILVIGAGGLGCELLKNLALSGFRLIHVVDMDTIDVSNLNRQFLFRPKDVGRPKAEVAADFINSRIPGCKVVPHFKKIQDFDDSFYREFHIIVCGLDSIIARRWMNGMLISLLSYDDRVLDPSSIIPLIDGGTEGFKGNARVILPGMTACIDCTLELYPPQINFPMCTIASMPRLPEHCIEYARILQWSKENPFGEISLDGDNPEHIQWVFERARERSAEFSITGVTYRLTQGVVKRIIPAVASTNAVIAASCATEVFKIATSAYIPLNNYMVFNDVDGLYTYTFEAERKENCSACSQVPQDLQFPPSAKLQEVLEYLTENASLQMKSPAITTTLEGKNKTLYLQSVKSIEERTRPNLCKTLKELGLSDGQELAVADVTTPQTVLFKLNFTN; this is translated from the exons AATGGCTGTAGATGGCGGACACAGGGACAGTGGTTGTGACTGGGAGGGCAGGTGGAATCACGTGAAGAAGTTTTTGGAGCGACCCGGCCCGTTCACTCATCCCGACTTCGAGCCGAGCACCGAG TCTCTTCAGTTTTTGTTGGAGACCTGTAAGATTCTGGTCATCGGCGCAGGAGGACTCGGATGTGAGCTTCTCAAAAACCTG GCTCTGTCTGGGTTTCGCCTGATCCACGTGGTGGACATGGATACCATCGATGTGTCCAACCTCAACAGGCAGTTTCTTTTCAG GCCCAAAGATGTCGGACGCCCGAAGGCGGAGGTGGCTGCTGACTTCATCAACAGTCGTATCCCCGGATGTAAAGTCGTCCC CCACTTTAAAAAGATCCAAGACTTTGATGATTCCTTCTACAGGG AGTTCCACATCATTGTCTGTGGACTGGACTCCATCATCGCCCGACGCTGGATGAACGGGATGCTG ATCTCCCTCCTGAGTTATGACGACAGGGTCTTGGATCCCAGCTCCATCATTCCGCTAATAGACGGAGGAACCGAGGGCTTTAAAGGAAACGCCCGCGTCATTCTGCCCGGCATGACCGCGTGCATCGACTGCACGCTGGAGCTCTACCCGCCACAG ATTAATTTCCCCATGTGCACCATTGCGTCGATGCCACGGCTTCCAGAACATTGCATCGAATATGCCCGGATCTTACAGTGGTCAAAAGAAAACCCGTTTGGAG AAATCAGCTTGGATGGAGACAACCCAGAACACATCCAGTGGGTGTTTGAAAGAGCCCGGGAAAGATCTGCAGAGTTTTCCATCACAGGAGTGACATACAGGCTCACTCAAG GAGTTGTGAAGAGGATCATTCCTGCTGTGGCATCAACCAACGCTGTTATCGCTG CTTCCTGCGCCACTGAAGTTTTTAAAATCGCTACAAG CGCCTATATTCCTTTAAATAATTACATGGTCTTTAATGACGTGGATGGACTGTACACCTACACCTTTGAAGCCGAGCGGAAG GAAAATTGCTCCGCGTGCAGCCAGGTGCCTCAAGATCTCCAATTCCCCCCTTCTGCAAAGTTACAGGAGGTTTTAGAGTACCTGACAGAGAACGCCTCTCT ACAAATGAAGTCCCCGGCTATCACAACGACTCTGGAGGGGAAAAATAAGACACTGTATTTGCAG TCTGTTAAATCCATCGAGGAGCGAACCAGACCAAACCTCTGCAAGACTTTGAAAG AGCTGGGCTTGTCGGACGGTCAGGAGCTAGCCGTGGCAGAT
- the LOC133956528 gene encoding NEDD8-activating enzyme E1 catalytic subunit isoform X2 — MAVDGGHRDSGCDWEGRWNHVKKFLERPGPFTHPDFEPSTESLQFLLETCKILVIGAGGLGCELLKNLALSGFRLIHVVDMDTIDVSNLNRQFLFRPKDVGRPKAEVAADFINSRIPGCKVVPHFKKIQDFDDSFYREFHIIVCGLDSIIARRWMNGMLISLLSYDDRVLDPSSIIPLIDGGTEGFKGNARVILPGMTACIDCTLELYPPQINFPMCTIASMPRLPEHCIEYARILQWSKENPFGEISLDGDNPEHIQWVFERARERSAEFSITGVTYRLTQGVVKRIIPAVASTNAVIAASCATEVFKIATSAYIPLNNYMVFNDVDGLYTYTFEAERKENCSACSQVPQDLQFPPSAKLQEVLEYLTENASLQMKSPAITTTLEGKNKTLYLQSVKSIEERTRPNLCKTLKELGLSDGQELAVADVTTPQTVLFKLNFTN; from the exons ATGGCTGTAGATGGCGGACACAGGGACAGTGGTTGTGACTGGGAGGGCAGGTGGAATCACGTGAAGAAGTTTTTGGAGCGACCCGGCCCGTTCACTCATCCCGACTTCGAGCCGAGCACCGAG TCTCTTCAGTTTTTGTTGGAGACCTGTAAGATTCTGGTCATCGGCGCAGGAGGACTCGGATGTGAGCTTCTCAAAAACCTG GCTCTGTCTGGGTTTCGCCTGATCCACGTGGTGGACATGGATACCATCGATGTGTCCAACCTCAACAGGCAGTTTCTTTTCAG GCCCAAAGATGTCGGACGCCCGAAGGCGGAGGTGGCTGCTGACTTCATCAACAGTCGTATCCCCGGATGTAAAGTCGTCCC CCACTTTAAAAAGATCCAAGACTTTGATGATTCCTTCTACAGGG AGTTCCACATCATTGTCTGTGGACTGGACTCCATCATCGCCCGACGCTGGATGAACGGGATGCTG ATCTCCCTCCTGAGTTATGACGACAGGGTCTTGGATCCCAGCTCCATCATTCCGCTAATAGACGGAGGAACCGAGGGCTTTAAAGGAAACGCCCGCGTCATTCTGCCCGGCATGACCGCGTGCATCGACTGCACGCTGGAGCTCTACCCGCCACAG ATTAATTTCCCCATGTGCACCATTGCGTCGATGCCACGGCTTCCAGAACATTGCATCGAATATGCCCGGATCTTACAGTGGTCAAAAGAAAACCCGTTTGGAG AAATCAGCTTGGATGGAGACAACCCAGAACACATCCAGTGGGTGTTTGAAAGAGCCCGGGAAAGATCTGCAGAGTTTTCCATCACAGGAGTGACATACAGGCTCACTCAAG GAGTTGTGAAGAGGATCATTCCTGCTGTGGCATCAACCAACGCTGTTATCGCTG CTTCCTGCGCCACTGAAGTTTTTAAAATCGCTACAAG CGCCTATATTCCTTTAAATAATTACATGGTCTTTAATGACGTGGATGGACTGTACACCTACACCTTTGAAGCCGAGCGGAAG GAAAATTGCTCCGCGTGCAGCCAGGTGCCTCAAGATCTCCAATTCCCCCCTTCTGCAAAGTTACAGGAGGTTTTAGAGTACCTGACAGAGAACGCCTCTCT ACAAATGAAGTCCCCGGCTATCACAACGACTCTGGAGGGGAAAAATAAGACACTGTATTTGCAG TCTGTTAAATCCATCGAGGAGCGAACCAGACCAAACCTCTGCAAGACTTTGAAAG AGCTGGGCTTGTCGGACGGTCAGGAGCTAGCCGTGGCAGAT